Proteins encoded together in one Porites lutea chromosome 2, jaPorLute2.1, whole genome shotgun sequence window:
- the LOC140926735 gene encoding uncharacterized protein isoform X1, giving the protein MLYEKQIVQEELVSMPRCGERYMQGALRRRGIWVQRWRVRDALINLDPIGRACRWAQQIPRRPYRVPHPNFLWHIDSNLKLRHWRFVIHGGIDGYSRLIVYLRCSNNNRAATVLSLFRESINIWGLPSRVRADDGGENVAVGDVMVHYRGESRGSFITGPSVHNTRIERLWREVVHCILFSFKNVFLHLEQMGLLIRSNDIDLYALHYVYMPRINTALTQFVDTFNNHGLSSEHGLTPHQLWISGILQHHSSNYSGVRGIIDNSLPEDLNMYGDDPNAPTPQGDDLSGVEVPQNSLHVPLHVITVLHETFPPGVDDGNQGMNIYFQVRQFLMCYFASGF; this is encoded by the exons atgCTTTATGAGAAG CAAATAGTACAAGAAGAACTTGTTTCAATGCCTCGTTGTGGGGAACGATACATGCAAGGGGCTCTCAGAAGGCGTGGTATATGGGTCCAGCGCTGGAGGGTGCGTGATGCCCTGATCAATCTGGATCCAATAGGTAGAGCCTGCCGCTGGGCTCAGCAAATTCCTCGAAGGCCATACCGAGTTCCACATCCCAATTTCCTATGGCACATTGACAGTAATTTAAAGTTACGGCACTGGCGTTTTGTAATTCATGGAGGTATTGATGGTTATTCCAGGCTGATTGTTTACCTCAGATGCAGTAACAACAATAGAGCTGCTACAGTGCTTTCGTTGTTCCGCGAATCAATAAATATATGGGGTTTGCCGTCCCGGGTAAGAGCAGATGATGGTGGAGAGAATGTTGCTGTAGGAGATGTTATGGTTCATTATAGGGGGGAAAGTCGTGGTAGTTTTATCACAGGACCAAGTGTTCACAACACAAGGATTGAGAGGTTATGGCGTGAAGTGGTTCACTGTATATtgttctccttcaaaaatgtcTTTCTACATTTGGAACAAATGGGTTTGCTAATTCGCAGCAATGATATTGATCTTTATGCACTCCATTATGTCTACATGCCAAGGATCAATACTGCTTTAACACAATTTGTGGACACTTTTAATAACCATGGACTTTCTAGTGAACATGGCCTTACTCCTCATCAGCTATGGATTTCTGGAATTCTGCAGCATCATTCGTCCAATTATTCTGGTGTTCGAGGGATCATAGACAATTCATTACCTGAAGATCTTAATATGTATGGAGATGACCCCAATGCACCTACACCTCAAGGGGATGATTTATCTGGGGTGGAAGTGCCACAAAATTCATTACATGTTCCACTTCATGTTATAACTGTGCTGCATGAAACATTTCCTCCTGGGGTGGATGATGGTAACCAAGGaatgaacatttattttcaagttAGACAATTTTTAATGTGTTATTTTGCCTCTGGTTTCTAA
- the LOC140926735 gene encoding uncharacterized protein isoform X2: MKPKKVFFMFFFCFFVCFMRRSCYRVPVRHTGSVGRPAYEISREQLMLLRSCFFWWSTIASILGVSRWTIHRRVNELEIPHSFVTYSHIPDIDLQQIVQEELVSMPRCGERYMQGALRRRGIWVQRWRVRDALINLDPIGRACRWAQQIPRRPYRVPHPNFLWHIDSNLKLRHWRFVIHGGIDGYSRLIVYLRCSNNNRAATVLSLFRESINIWGLPSRVRADDGGENVAVGDVMVHYRGESRGSFITGPSVHNTRIERLWREVVHCILFSFKNVFLHLEQMGLLIRSNDIDLYALHYVYMPRINTALTQFVDTFNNHGLSSEHGLTPHQLWISGILQHHSSNYSGVRGIIDNSLPEDLNMYGDDPNAPTPQGDDLSGVEVPQNSLHVPLHVITVLHETFPPGVDDGNQGMNIYFQVRQFLMCYFASGF; this comes from the exons ATGAAGCCGAAGAAAGTCttttttatgttctttttttgcttttttgtatgCTTTATGAGAAG GTCATGCTATAGAGTACCTGTTAGGCACACTGGTTCTGTGGGCCGTCCTGCTTATGAAATTTCCAGGGAACAGTTGATGCTCTTGCGGTCATGTTTCTTTTGGTGGAGCACCATTGCTAGCATTCTGGGAGTATCACGATGGACTATCCACAGAAGGGTCAATGAGTTAGAGATTCCCCATTCCTTTGTGACATATTCACACATTCCAGATATTGACTTGCAGCAAATAGTACAAGAAGAACTTGTTTCAATGCCTCGTTGTGGGGAACGATACATGCAAGGGGCTCTCAGAAGGCGTGGTATATGGGTCCAGCGCTGGAGGGTGCGTGATGCCCTGATCAATCTGGATCCAATAGGTAGAGCCTGCCGCTGGGCTCAGCAAATTCCTCGAAGGCCATACCGAGTTCCACATCCCAATTTCCTATGGCACATTGACAGTAATTTAAAGTTACGGCACTGGCGTTTTGTAATTCATGGAGGTATTGATGGTTATTCCAGGCTGATTGTTTACCTCAGATGCAGTAACAACAATAGAGCTGCTACAGTGCTTTCGTTGTTCCGCGAATCAATAAATATATGGGGTTTGCCGTCCCGGGTAAGAGCAGATGATGGTGGAGAGAATGTTGCTGTAGGAGATGTTATGGTTCATTATAGGGGGGAAAGTCGTGGTAGTTTTATCACAGGACCAAGTGTTCACAACACAAGGATTGAGAGGTTATGGCGTGAAGTGGTTCACTGTATATtgttctccttcaaaaatgtcTTTCTACATTTGGAACAAATGGGTTTGCTAATTCGCAGCAATGATATTGATCTTTATGCACTCCATTATGTCTACATGCCAAGGATCAATACTGCTTTAACACAATTTGTGGACACTTTTAATAACCATGGACTTTCTAGTGAACATGGCCTTACTCCTCATCAGCTATGGATTTCTGGAATTCTGCAGCATCATTCGTCCAATTATTCTGGTGTTCGAGGGATCATAGACAATTCATTACCTGAAGATCTTAATATGTATGGAGATGACCCCAATGCACCTACACCTCAAGGGGATGATTTATCTGGGGTGGAAGTGCCACAAAATTCATTACATGTTCCACTTCATGTTATAACTGTGCTGCATGAAACATTTCCTCCTGGGGTGGATGATGGTAACCAAGGaatgaacatttattttcaagttAGACAATTTTTAATGTGTTATTTTGCCTCTGGTTTCTAA